One Aneurinibacillus migulanus genomic region harbors:
- a CDS encoding DUF1934 domain-containing protein — MGKPPVQEVSIELISEVSLGAAPSDTYKAAYSGQLHFMNGTWYIKYVEQEEDGQTNATVKVKEDEIVVIRNGLVSMRQSYRPGVKTSGLYVSMAGEMSMDTDTRDVRLHYDEEGYLAAAVWVYDLHLNEQNIGRYTVQCRLTRSSCNTY; from the coding sequence TTGGGCAAACCTCCCGTGCAGGAAGTCAGCATTGAACTAATCAGCGAAGTTTCTCTTGGAGCGGCCCCCTCCGATACGTATAAAGCCGCCTATTCGGGGCAGCTTCATTTCATGAACGGAACCTGGTACATAAAATATGTTGAACAGGAAGAAGACGGGCAAACGAACGCAACTGTTAAAGTGAAGGAAGACGAGATTGTCGTCATTCGTAACGGGCTTGTGTCGATGCGTCAGTCATACCGTCCCGGCGTAAAAACGAGCGGTTTATACGTTAGTATGGCAGGGGAAATGTCGATGGATACCGACACAAGGGATGTCCGGCTTCACTATGATGAAGAGGGATACCTTGCGGCTGCCGTTTGGGTATACGATTTGCATTTGAATGAACAGAACATCGGGCGATATACGGTACAGTGTCGGCTTACCCGCTCATCATGTAATACATATTGA